GGCGATCGGAAGGGACTAAAATCGTAATGTAACCATTCCAAACTCGGCTCAATGCTTGCCCTAAACGATACCAATCCCATTGCAAAATCCATTGGTCTGCCCCACCATGGAGGGTGCTGTCCCCTGGTTGTACCATTACCACCACCGACAGGGCCACAGCCGCAGCGAAGAATAAAATACTAAGCAACCTGTCCCACCAAGGGGCCTGTAACGTCACTCCCAAGGGTTTTTGCCAAATCCATTCCCCCCCCAAGGCGATCGCCAAGCAGACACTAATCATGAGGGCATAGGCATTGCTGTTGGCCATGAAGGCTAAACAGAAAGCCAGAGGTAAATAGGTTTGCTTTCTGCGGGGAAATAGGGCACAAAAGGCGAACAATCCCAGTAATCCCAACGCATAGTTACGACTGATCAGTAAATATTCATAAAAAGGCAAATAGCCAAGGGAGAAAATTAACTTTTGCCAACGGGGAAAGGGGCTGTAACGCAGAAAAACGGCGATCGCCGCCATGGCCAGAGCGAGATGAAATAGCTGCATGGCCAGCAAGTTGGGGGTCAGTTGATTCAACAACCAGAGCAACCCATACCAAAGCAGGGGATGGCCTTCGTAGCGCACATTACGCCAAAAATCAGCAAAATCAACACTATCCCGGCCAATTAGCCAGCCATTGACCTCATCCCGCCAAGGAGCATGGTTTAACGTCCCTATCAGCCCCAGGCAAAAAATGCCCAGCCAGAGCCACCATTCAAAGTGCGGCAGGCGATCGAGACGATGGGCAAGATTTAGTTTGGCCATGGAGAAGGGGTTTAATTTGTTGGCTGGACACCGTAAATCAGCATTACCAATAGGGGTGTGGCTAGGGTGAGGATAACAGTCAAAGGAGCGCCAATGCGGGCAAAATCTGTAAAACGGTAACCCCCAGGGCCATAGACCATGGTGTTGGTTTGGTAGCCAATGGGGGACATAAAGCTATTGGAAGCGGCAAAGGTAACCACAAACATAAACGCTAACGGATTTAAACCCAAGCTTTGGGCCACTTGGAAGGCAATGGGTAACATCAACACCACGGTGGCATTGTTGGACAAAATTTCCGTTAGCAGAGCTGTGGCAAGATAAAACAAGAGCAATAGAGCGTAGCCAGAAAGGTGGCCTCCTGCATCGGCCAAAAAGCTAGCAAACCAGGCGGTGGTGCCGGAATTTTCCATGGCAGTGCCTAGGGGAATTAACCCTGCCAACAGAAAAATCACATCCCAACGGATAGCACCATAAATTTCCCCCGGCTTCAGGCAACCACTAATCACCATGGCCATTACCCCGGCCCAACTGGTGACGCTAATGGGCAAAATATCCAATCCTGCGATGACAATGACCAAAGCCACAATGGCGATCGCCGTTTTGGCCTTATCAAGACGGAGATTATCCAAGGGTTTTTCTTCCAATACCAACAATTCCCTAGTAGTCTGCAAACCAAGGAAACTTTCCCTAGGTCCCTGGAGTAGTAGTAAATCGCCAAACTTGAGGCGCACCTTTCCCAAGCGCTGGCGAATTAATTCCTCCCCCCGGCGAATGGCAATCACTGTGGCGTTATAGCGTTGACGAAAGCGTAAATCCTTCAGGGTGGAACCAATTAAACGGGAGTTAGAGAGAATTAACACCTCCGCCACCTTTTCTTCGGAAGATTCCAGAGGCCCTGCATTATTGGTTTCGGCGCTAACAAATTGCACATCGGCCAGGATTTCAATACCTCGTTCGTCCTTAATTCTGAGTAAATCTTCCCGCCCCGCCCGCACCAGCAAAATATCCCCCATGGTCAACACCCGATCCGCCAACGGTTGGGGAAAATGGGTATCGTTATGGATAATTTCCAACACATCAATGTCAAATTTACGCTGAATTTCGCTCTGCCGCAGGGTTTGACCAATCAGGCTAGAACGGGGAGGAATAATAATTTCGCTGACATAGTCTTTAATTTGATACTCCGCCGCCACATTGCCATCGGAAATATTACGTCTAGCCGGTAAGAGTATCGGGGCCGCTAGGACAATGTAGATCAAACCAACACTGAAAGTGAGTAAGCCCAGGGGAGTGAATTGGAAAATGCTAAACCCCTGGCCAGTCAATTTTTCTGCCAAACCGCTGGCAAGAATATTGGTGGAAGTACCCAGGAGGGTAATCATTCCCCCCAGAATGGTGGCGTAGGAGAGGGGAATTAATAGTTTGGAAACGGAGATTTGTCTTTGCCTGGCCCACTCTTCAATGATGGGCAAAAAGATCGCCACGATCGCCGTGTTGTTGAGAAAGGCAGAGCTGGGGCCGACGATAAACCCCATCAGTAAAAGTTGTCTGCGTAAACTATCGCCGCCAAATTTGATCAGGCTATCGCGAATAATTTGGATAATGCCGGTGCGGGTAATGCCGTAGCTTAAAATAAACATGGCCATGATGGTGACGGTGGCGGAATTGCTA
The genomic region above belongs to Synechocystis sp. PCC 6803 substr. PCC-P and contains:
- a CDS encoding SLC13 family permease; translation: MAFLQTWLADYQIPLTLAVIVFALVMFVLEWLPIDTTAILVAVILMVLGLVTPTEGIAGFSNSATVTIMAMFILSYGITRTGIIQIIRDSLIKFGGDSLRRQLLLMGFIVGPSSAFLNNTAIVAIFLPIIEEWARQRQISVSKLLIPLSYATILGGMITLLGTSTNILASGLAEKLTGQGFSIFQFTPLGLLTFSVGLIYIVLAAPILLPARRNISDGNVAAEYQIKDYVSEIIIPPRSSLIGQTLRQSEIQRKFDIDVLEIIHNDTHFPQPLADRVLTMGDILLVRAGREDLLRIKDERGIEILADVQFVSAETNNAGPLESSEEKVAEVLILSNSRLIGSTLKDLRFRQRYNATVIAIRRGEELIRQRLGKVRLKFGDLLLLQGPRESFLGLQTTRELLVLEEKPLDNLRLDKAKTAIAIVALVIVIAGLDILPISVTSWAGVMAMVISGCLKPGEIYGAIRWDVIFLLAGLIPLGTAMENSGTTAWFASFLADAGGHLSGYALLLLFYLATALLTEILSNNATVVLMLPIAFQVAQSLGLNPLAFMFVVTFAASNSFMSPIGYQTNTMVYGPGGYRFTDFARIGAPLTVILTLATPLLVMLIYGVQPTN